A stretch of DNA from Acidobacteriota bacterium:
CGGTACGGAACCGGGAGCGATAGCGACCGGGTGCTGTCGGAGCGCGCCTTCCAGCGGCCACCCGGTCGTTATCGCTCCCGGTTCCGTACCAATGTTGTCTGGTTTGATTTAGAAGCAAACCCTTCAAAAAAAAAATACGGCTGCGACCTTGACCGCTTATCTCACCCTATGTAGAATCCTTGCTAGATAGAATCTTCACTAGATAGGATGCTATCTTGAAACTGCTTTGAAGGAGTTCACGATGGGCAAAGGATTTCTTACATACGCCAGCGCCGCCATTCTGCAAGCGGTGGCCAATGGCTATCTCTACGGCTTCGACATCATAGACATCACCGGCCTGCCGGGCGGGACGGTTTACCCGGCGCTGCGGCGGCTGGAAGACGCGGGCTATCTCACCTCGAAGTGGGAAAAGCCGAGCATCGCGCAAGCCGAGCCGCGCCCGGCGCGCAAGTATTACGAGCTGACGCGCCCGGGTAGGGAAGTCCTGGCCGAAGCCGTCAAACGCTACCGGCTGTTGGAGCAGGTGCAACCAACCAAAGAGCGCGACCCGAAACCGTCTCGCGCGTGAGGGGCAAACCATGCCGTTGTTTACCTGCCACCAACGACCTTTCAGCAAACCGCACCTCTGGCTGATCACCCTTGTCGGCCTGATCGTGCCGCGCCGCTTGCGCGCCGATTGGCGGCAGGAGTGGGAAGCGGAGTTGCAATACCGCGCAGAAATGCTGGCGGAGTGGGACCGGCTCACCTGGCAAAACAAACTTGATCTGTTGCGGCGCAGCACGAGTGCGTTTTGGGATGCGCTGGTGCTGCAACCGAAACGATGGGAGGACGAAATGATCCAAGACCTACGATTTGCAGTGCGAATGCTGCTCAAGCACAAAGGCTTCACAGCGGTGGCGGTGCTCTCGTTGGGGCTGGGCATTGGCGCGAATACGATTGTCTTTAGTCTGGTGAACGCATTGTTTTTCAGTGCGCCGTCCGGGGTCGCGGCTGCGGAGCAACTCGTTGGGGCTTGTGCGCTTAATACTGCGCAACACAGGCTTGCCCCGCAAAACATTCGTTACCCCGATTACCTGCACTACCGTGATCACAATACAGTCTTTTCCGGCCTGGCCGGTTACTTCAGCGCGCACTTAGCGGATGGAGATTTCGCGGCGGAGGTGCAGGCGCAGGTGATTTCCGAAAGTTACTTCACGGTTCTCGGCGTGCGCCCTTTGCTCGGTCGTTACTTCTTGCCCGAAGAAAACCGCATTCCCGGCAGGAACCCCGTGGCTGTGCTGAGCTATGCCTTTTGGCAGCGGCGCTTTAACGGCGATGCACGCTGCATCGGGCAGACGTTGAAACTGAATGGCGTGACCTTCACGGTTGTCGGCATCGCGCCCCAGGACTTTCACGGCGTGTGGGTCGGAAACACTTATGACGTTTGGATTCCGACGATGATGGCGCAGGCCGCCTACCGTGACGTAAACATTCTCAGCCGCGACAGCGCCGAACTGGAGTTGGTTGGGCGTTTGAAATCAACCGCGACGCGCGAACAAGCGCAGGCGGAAATGACCACCCTCGCGCGCCAATTGGAAGCCAGCTATCCCGCAACCAACAAAGACGCCGGGGTGCAGCTATACGAGTTGAAAGGATTGCATCCCATCTTTCGGGACGAGCAAGCAGAATTGCCGCGCGTGCTGGCCGTGACGGTGCTGTGTCTGTTGCTGATTGCCTGTGCCAATCTGGCAGGATTGCTACTGGCGCGCGGCGCGACGCGGCAGAAAGAGATTGCGATTCGTCTGGCATTGGGTTCGAGCCGGGCGCGTTTGATGCGGCAATTGCTGACTGAGAGCGTGTTGCTTTCTCTGTTGGGCGGGTTGGTTGGCTGGGCGCTGGCTGCGGCGGCGAGCGGGCTGGTCGGCGATTTCTATTTTTCCGAAGTGGAAGGCGTCAAGCCATTTCACGAACTTCACTTTGACGGGCAGGTTTTTCTTTTCAGCTTTTTGCTGGCGGGATTGACCGGCATGCTGTTTGGCTTGATTCCGGCGCTGCAAGCTTCCCGCCCGGCGCTTGTGCCTGCGCTTAAAGACGACGCTTCCGCCTTTGGGTATCGGCGCTCCCGCTTGCGCGCCGCGTTTCTGGTCGTACAGGTTGCCTTATCCGTAGTCCTGCTGGTTGCCGCCGGGTTGATGCTTCAGAGCTTGCGCAACCTCAAATGGGACGCTGGCTTTGACGCGCGCAATGTTGTCTTCATCCGC
This window harbors:
- a CDS encoding helix-turn-helix transcriptional regulator; its protein translation is MGKGFLTYASAAILQAVANGYLYGFDIIDITGLPGGTVYPALRRLEDAGYLTSKWEKPSIAQAEPRPARKYYELTRPGREVLAEAVKRYRLLEQVQPTKERDPKPSRA
- a CDS encoding ABC transporter permease encodes the protein MPLFTCHQRPFSKPHLWLITLVGLIVPRRLRADWRQEWEAELQYRAEMLAEWDRLTWQNKLDLLRRSTSAFWDALVLQPKRWEDEMIQDLRFAVRMLLKHKGFTAVAVLSLGLGIGANTIVFSLVNALFFSAPSGVAAAEQLVGACALNTAQHRLAPQNIRYPDYLHYRDHNTVFSGLAGYFSAHLADGDFAAEVQAQVISESYFTVLGVRPLLGRYFLPEENRIPGRNPVAVLSYAFWQRRFNGDARCIGQTLKLNGVTFTVVGIAPQDFHGVWVGNTYDVWIPTMMAQAAYRDVNILSRDSAELELVGRLKSTATREQAQAEMTTLARQLEASYPATNKDAGVQLYELKGLHPIFRDEQAELPRVLAVTVLCLLLIACANLAGLLLARGATRQKEIAIRLALGSSRARLMRQLLTESVLLSLLGGLVGWALAAAASGLVGDFYFSEVEGVKPFHELHFDGQVFLFSFLLAGLTGMLFGLIPALQASRPALVPALKDDASAFGYRRSRLRAAFLVVQVALSVVLLVAAGLMLQSLRNLKWDAGFDARNVVFIRMKPHLSGYDQQQAQVYFQNVQRRVASLAGVQSVAFAGYPPLRNWGGDASVVLPGEQFANEKDKRQVKQNKVAPGFFETLRIPLLQGRDFTNQDRQEGRRAVIINETLARQLWPKQDAVGQSVLVEDQPCEVVGVARYNNFRQSGEPAEAYIFRADFGGNRMLVRLQGDPRGMLPRLRQEILAVDPNVAISEALPLTEMVQNFRLMCNQFASLLSGTFVE